The following DNA comes from Watersipora subatra chromosome 8, tzWatSuba1.1, whole genome shotgun sequence.
CTTATAGTCAACCAATCTATGGTTTATCCTTGTAGCAACAGATATCTGAATAATAGATTTCTACTAAAAAGAAGTAAATAAACCATTAAAATCTCTATATATTTACTGCAGCCATTTGTACATAAACACCATTTAAACAATCACCGAATAATCCTGATTAATCTTTCATATAGTAACCTGGTTACAAGGAAATAATGATAAATGTGTCCTGTTTTCAAGTTGTCTATACCTTGAATATGTGTCCTGCCTTTATTAATAGTGAATGATTACATGCAGCAGGTTAATACTGTGAATAAATTTATGTGGAattcatagttttaaaatcTCAAGATACAAGTTTAACCTGATTATAGCTGTAGTGTAAAAAGGCCTGCAATATATCCAGCAATAAGGTGTATGCTCACAATCATCTGTATTGttaaatatacagtcaaacatggataactcgttctcggatagctcaaacacatagTTAATTTGAACGGTTTCTttagtccgttcccacgtaatgataacttgctttagataactcgacctcaactctgttaactggaacagttttttgcccaatggctaccgagatggttgttatcgctttagaaaattacTTTATTCCAAGCTATAGAGGTAAACCTCGACTTTTGGTAATttataagcgtcgttattaccaccatcggcaaatttttttgtcaactacttttctaaaggtttggtaaaatttgatttttaccaaacatctgccTGGCAATGGTCCTTTGGAAGCAAGgaaaaagtgaggtaacctttgcataaacttcaagaaaaatcggcaaaattgatcttggttaaatcgctcaaaagaaaaagatgtattttttctgagcatttcaacaacaatcaatttttgtcaattttaatctaaaaacgtcctggcaataacatcatctCAAACAAAAAACCAATCTTAAGTGATAGAAAATTCTGTATACTATTTGATAAAAAGTTGTAAACTTTAcgttagaagcatttaatttgaaacaagccatttaagcttttgatttatattatagtttgtatatgtacatgtatctactaataaataaatacattgacttgtgacagtgctctgataacttgaacactctgataactcgaacactttcgttcggtcctgtgaagttcgagttatccatgtttgactgaatatctttatttattatcattagacAGTTTAGAGTGATGCTAAACTAGCGTTGCTCAATCAGAGTAACAATCACAAATAGTTTCTATGCTAAACAgttatatacataaaattttgCAAACAACTTTAGAAGCATTTtacaaattatgtaaaaaatattagGTTTTTAATCAGAATCTTATTTAGCGCATTAAGCTTTTTTTATTATCCAGAACAGTCATCAACCAAAGTGGTTTATGCTAACAATGATCTGGCACAGTTTATACTTATATTTAATAGACTTAATAGACATCTAATAGACTTAATGCAAATAGGTAATGATATGTTTTAGAGCCTTTAAGATGAAGTTAAATATTATTTAGGTGTCTAAGCTTGTTGCATCTCATGGGCTtgtatgacagaggaatttcGAGTAGgtaatataaatgttttttgcCATGGCAATCACTCTTAGAAAGGACTGGAGTAAATTGTAACCATTACAAAAGGTACGTGTTACTTTActaacaaatattaaatattttttattgttctaatCTATGCCACCAGAAAGCTTTTTGAAAAATGTCCATAGTGACATGAGTTTAAAGACAATACATAGGCATACACATGAAATTATAGTTGAACTCTTTGGCCACTTACATCCACGAGCATGATGTGCAAAGAATGTATCTGTGTTAACCCAACTCAGTGCAATGATtccttaaacaataaaatatgttgatgatAACCACTGCAAGCCCAACAAAAACTTATCTGTAACATACAAAAGAGCAGAAAAAAGAATctgtttcattatttttttcaaattagcaatcaatacTTATATTTTGATAATTGCTAAAGTGCACATAGAGATTTGCTGAATTAACAATTTTGGTAGAAGTTATAGATTATTGTTTATTCACTAAATAGAACCTAACTTTAGCAAGGAAAGTTATTAAAGAACCAAGTCAGTGAAACTAAGACACTTGTACCAAGTTATTCATAGGTAAATTTGTAGGCATCTGAAACACCAAGATGTGAACAAACAATgccaaaatacatattgtatgttACTAAGCTATTGAAATGAATCCATCTCTCTTGTGTGACAATGtattttgttattatacatCACCCATAGCATCAACTTGAcataaaagacaaaaaatttTCCTTAACCccagaaaataaaatttttagttatggattagtaaaatatataatgcaGTGGCTTGTTAAACACAATAGTGGTCTGCTTATAAAAGAATATTTAATCATTATGTGACAGGTTCTGTCCTCTGTTTgtttaaaactcaaaaatgaacaCTATAGATCAAAACAcacatttaataataaaaaattgaaattcgAGTACTCATCATTCATGTttgataacatattttaatCGTTTGAGTAACTGCATTTAAACCTGTCTAAGGGAATAAAAAACTCTGCTTATTATTGAAAACTATAACAAGTTTGGTTATGGGTTAGTAAGGTGAGTTTGTAGTTTGTTATGAACAATGGCTTTCTGCTCATGTGAGAAAATGAAACAGCTTAGCTGTCAGCAAACCTGCATTACTATTAACATGTTGCACAGGTATTGCAAATAAACAATCATTTGTGCTGTTAACCAGTTTTTGTGTCAGTTGAAAGTTGCTCCAGACTTGTGTTGCCTGCAGATGTAGCTGCTTGTATTTAAACTGGTAGATCAGACATGGGTGCATTCGCTTGCGGAGACATCATGTACACAGTTGGAAGCTGACCACTAGTTGAAGATATGTGTCGTCCCTGTGTCGAAAATGGTTGTGCATCAGGATATATGACAGGAGGACCACCAGTATTTGTAGTGAAATTCATCTGGTTTGTAGTTGAAGGTTGATAAAGAACAGTGCTGAGGTGTGACGGTTTACAGAAACTGCATACAGCTTTGCAACACAAAACGGCACTCCAAATTGTTAGTAGCAACTCAACCAAACTTGCTGCTAGCAAAACTGCATTTGTTGCTAGTGCCTCATTTTCTGCTTGGCAGTCATCCATGTAATAAAGCGATGAATCTACACGACAATCTTTTGACCAATCTATTCCAAATGAGCTAAAAATCACAGATATACCACAAAGTACGGATGCAATAATATTGAGCACCATGGCTGATATGGTGAGACAGTGAGTGTTAGATTTGGCAGCTCCGAGTCCAATCGATCCTACTACTATGAAGTATAAGCCAGTCCAAATTCCATAGCCAGTATAATTATAATCTTTTTGCTTGTTAATAATCCCCACAACACCGGGGGCAAAACAGATAATTCCAGCCACAATCTGAACCACAGAAAGACCATACATCTGTGATCTCACTTCTCTCTGAAATACGCTGCCGCCAACATTGTGTTGTGAATTGAGTCTTATGATTGGTTGTTGTATGCCTTCCAGCTGTGATAGCATGCTGATACCGAGACTTAACCCAGGTTGTAAAACACTTGCGAATGAGAACTGCACAGAATGACTAGCACAATAGCAAATGAATCGGAAATCAGTGATAGCTTATGACACCAGACAATTAGGCACCTCCTCAATACTAGGAAAAGTTTTTCAGGCTAACTTTAATGTAGCTGATGAAATAATTATTTGCAAGGCAATCCATTACAAAATCAAGCATCATTAGTTATGAGATTTGTAACACCTCAtaaatcaaaaatattaatatactcAGTTGCTAACCATACAGTAGTTAGATACAGGTACGTTTTCACTGCATCTTGAAGTATGTTATATGTAGACTCAGAGGTACAGATTTTTTAGTCTTTTGCTATGGCGAAAAATCAATAAATACATGTTTGGGTTTAACAAAAGCAGTCAGATAGTAGTTTGATAACTATATGTTCACTTTCATTATCACTTTTGACATATTGTTTAGCGCCTGCATGTTTTTCTGATAGAGTTAAACTTTTACAAAGTATTGAAAAAGGCGCTGCCAAAGCATTAAAAagtcccatgaccaaacacgagcaaagcggtTGTtcgggagatttatgataaatgcatatgtgcacacagctcatgaaaattattcatcaacgccCGTCGCAAACCCtggtaccgaaatctcatcaacaaatttaacctttGTTCAATAATCgtataagtataataacgatacaaaacacatataaacctatttaaatatgttaccaagtcttcaTTATATGTAGAAAATTTTCTAAACCTTATTCATATgtttggattatacataaatagacagattaatttggcccaaaatcgtttttaaaactttacatgccttatttttatcaaaattaagaccggcaacgGAACGCCGAACAACAGAGAATAGAGCCATTAGGTAGTGGCATAGCAATTCAGTTCCATGGGCGTTCACAAGTCTATAGCGTTGCCCAaatgccaaaggtttctgtaattaacgtagaagtacttaAAGTAATCGTTTAccttttgccgatttcaaagcaactgacattttggacacctatgagtactttggtattccaactgatgtccaaagcagtgaaagtaaaggaaatggcgataatgtttttttctactaatgcttatgagattattacaatatttaattacaacaataattattcgatttcataagatttaattataagaataattatttgattttataagatataattataagaataagcactcgaatttgcaagatcaaagtatatagtgaccgatgttgggatatatgttactgttattattttttctaaagagTTTTGTTAAttggattttctaaaaatctatatgaatatcacaacttcttgatattgttagctatgttgttttgaaatttaaacaaaattgtgcattggttttctatcattactgtattattatattaataatattggttattctaataatatcagtgcattttacttctaatattgcatttctcctattgcagggagagatataaaaatataatcttttccttttattattgttgtttgttgtacataataacacccacacccagtatattacagctattattgcagttatcctattgcactgcagtgccatttgaccgctaatattgcatttctcaaccatcagtaccctttctttttttcaatatcacttcggtcgtgggctgtatgacagcaAAACTTCTAGttaaattatatttgtattttttatccAGTAAGTAGTAAGAATGCGTGTACAACAATATTATTTGCACATAATGATTTGTGTTGAAGCTAGTTATAGCCTACTTGAATCAATGCCTGCTTCGTTTTAAATACTGCTAAAATAGTTTAGGTAGACTGAGACTGTCCAGATCTGCTATTTGCTCAAACATAACTTCTATCAAATCTAAGCTTTGTTGTTAGCTTGTACATCACAGCCTATTTGTACATTAGCTGTAATACTAACCGACTGAGTAGACTTTTTCAAATACGTGCATGTGAGTTAAAAGGTTTTATAAAAAACCACACAAATTTTTATGctaataaaaactatatttgTCACTTACATGTGATATTTCTGACTTGTCTATTTACTAGTAAAGAGCAGATAACTACTACAATTTTGAAAGGAAAGAAGTCTTTTGCCATGATCTTAGCTTTTATGGCCTGCAGCTGTCTAAGAAGCCGTGGTTCTACCTTGATATAAAATACCAAAATAGAACCAATACCTCctgaataaaaatagttatattattatatatgagtcAATAGCACTAAAGCCATTCAAAGTGCCAGAATTTGGCAATAGCTTTAGTTAACAAAAATTATATCTGCTTAGCTTGCTGAAAACCAGAGACTGTGCATTTGTAAAAACATTATAACATTAAAcactgtgtgtgtgcgtgtgcgtgtgcgtgtgcgtgtgcgtgtgcgtgtgcgtgtgcgtgtgcgtgtgcgtgtgtgtgcgt
Coding sequences within:
- the LOC137402792 gene encoding membrane-spanning 4-domains subfamily A member 3-like — translated: MLSQLEGIQQPIIRLNSQHNVGGSVFQREVRSQMYGLSVVQIVAGIICFAPGVVGIINKQKDYNYTGYGIWTGLYFIVVGSIGLGAAKSNTHCLTISAMVLNIIASVLCGISVIFSSFGIDWSKDCRVDSSLYYMDDCQAENEALATNAVLLAASLVELLLTIWSAVLCCKAVCSFCKPSHLSTVLYQPSTTNQMNFTTNTGGPPVIYPDAQPFSTQGRHISSTSGQLPTVYMMSPQANAPMSDLPV